A section of the Paenibacillus odorifer genome encodes:
- the tuf gene encoding elongation factor Tu, with translation MAKAKFERNKPHVNIGTIGHVDHGKTTLTAAITTVLSKTYGGAAIAFDQIDKAPEERERGITISTSHVEYETPNRHYAHVDCPGHADYVKNMITGAAQMDGAILVVSAADGPMPQTREHILLSRQVGVPYIVVFLNKCDMVEDEELLELVEMEVRDLLSEYDFPGDDTPIIRGSAREALQNPDGDYAKKIIEMFETIDEYIPLPERQTDKPFLMPVEDVFSITGRGTVATGRVERGTVKVGEEIEIVGIHEDTKKSVVTGVEMFRKLLDSAQAGDNIGALLRGVDRNMIERGQVLAKPNSVKPHTEFTAQIYVLTKEEGGRHKPFFTGYRPQFYFRTTDVTGIINLPEGTEMVMPGDNISVTVQLISPIAIEEGTKFSIREGGRTVGAGSVASIQK, from the coding sequence ATGGCAAAGGCAAAGTTTGAACGTAACAAACCGCACGTTAACATCGGTACTATTGGTCACGTCGACCATGGTAAAACGACTCTGACTGCTGCAATCACTACTGTATTGTCCAAAACTTACGGTGGCGCAGCTATCGCATTCGATCAAATCGACAAAGCTCCTGAAGAGCGCGAACGTGGTATCACAATCTCCACTTCCCACGTTGAATATGAAACTCCTAACCGTCACTACGCTCACGTAGACTGCCCTGGTCACGCCGACTATGTTAAAAACATGATCACTGGCGCAGCGCAAATGGACGGAGCTATCCTGGTTGTATCCGCAGCTGATGGCCCAATGCCACAAACTCGCGAGCACATCCTGTTGTCCCGTCAAGTAGGCGTTCCTTACATCGTTGTCTTCTTGAACAAATGCGACATGGTTGAAGACGAAGAGTTGTTGGAATTGGTTGAAATGGAAGTTCGCGACTTGCTTAGCGAGTATGACTTCCCAGGCGACGATACTCCAATCATCCGTGGTTCTGCTCGTGAAGCTCTGCAAAACCCAGATGGCGATTACGCTAAAAAAATCATCGAAATGTTTGAAACAATCGATGAGTACATTCCACTTCCTGAGCGTCAAACTGACAAGCCTTTCTTGATGCCTGTCGAAGACGTATTCTCCATCACTGGCCGCGGTACTGTGGCAACTGGTCGCGTAGAACGCGGAACAGTTAAAGTCGGAGAAGAAATCGAAATCGTTGGTATTCACGAAGATACTAAGAAATCCGTAGTTACGGGCGTAGAAATGTTCCGTAAATTGCTGGATTCCGCTCAAGCTGGGGACAACATCGGAGCATTGCTTCGTGGTGTTGACCGTAACATGATCGAGCGTGGCCAAGTATTGGCTAAGCCGAACTCCGTTAAACCACACACTGAGTTCACTGCTCAAATTTACGTTCTGACAAAAGAAGAAGGTGGCCGTCACAAGCCTTTCTTCACTGGATACCGTCCACAGTTCTACTTCCGTACAACTGACGTAACTGGTATCATCAACTTGCCAGAAGGTACTGAAATGGTTATGCCTGGTGATAACATCTCCGTAACCGTACAACTGATCTCCCCAATCGCTATTGAAGAAGGTACTAAATTCTCCATTCGCGAAGGTGGCCGTACAGTTGGTGCTGGTAGCGTAGCTTCTATCCAAAAATAA
- a CDS encoding globin-coupled sensor protein — protein MGKCPFSFMHALTARNNNVDSPASRSLDFKDQNHSVAESFHKLEGHGELNEQMRMIDLTEADLNLLRRVKPVVEQNIDYIIDQFYNSVLGVNKLEAIILEHSSIDRLKTTLRGHILEIFNGKVDDEYIAKRLMIANIHKRVGLEPKWYLSAFQNLQNVFIRVIYNETNDDNIRLRVVQTVTKLLNLEQQLVLEEYEKENIREKEEQYLLVKNELKQKISEFSVELIDYSIDTNAAVKQLVASSNEVSRTFQRTASSALESQGLAADGHEHLDDLTEQINLIYQTTSEMEDSIIELSDSSKQIQKIVNSVREIADQTKILSLNATIEAARAGEHGRGFNVVAQEVSRLAEDTKNTVIQIVELTNKSGLLTQQVVEEIRKVQDLTKNGKHQSVETSLLFSDIVDAMRSSTQEIVIVEEEIRTLIQTIEGIGTATAQTASSAEIFKSATENL, from the coding sequence ATGGGGAAATGTCCTTTTTCCTTCATGCATGCGTTAACTGCACGTAATAATAATGTGGATTCTCCTGCCTCTCGTTCCTTAGACTTCAAGGATCAGAATCATTCTGTTGCGGAGTCTTTTCATAAACTGGAAGGACATGGCGAACTTAACGAGCAGATGAGGATGATTGATCTGACTGAAGCAGATCTGAACTTACTACGCAGGGTGAAACCTGTTGTTGAGCAGAATATAGACTATATCATTGATCAATTTTACAATTCTGTATTAGGTGTAAATAAACTCGAAGCTATTATTTTGGAACATAGCAGTATAGATAGGTTAAAAACTACTCTACGTGGTCATATCCTAGAGATTTTTAATGGAAAGGTTGACGATGAGTACATAGCAAAGCGTCTAATGATCGCTAATATTCATAAAAGAGTAGGGCTTGAGCCTAAATGGTACTTATCTGCTTTTCAGAATCTTCAGAACGTATTTATACGCGTTATATATAATGAAACAAACGATGACAATATACGCCTTCGAGTGGTTCAGACGGTGACTAAACTGCTTAATCTTGAGCAGCAATTGGTGCTAGAAGAATATGAGAAGGAGAATATAAGAGAGAAGGAGGAGCAATATTTATTAGTAAAAAATGAATTGAAACAAAAAATTTCAGAGTTTAGCGTTGAACTGATAGATTATAGCATCGATACTAATGCTGCTGTGAAGCAGCTAGTGGCAAGCAGCAATGAAGTAAGTAGAACATTCCAACGTACGGCTTCATCCGCTCTGGAGTCACAGGGATTAGCTGCAGATGGGCATGAACACTTGGACGATTTGACTGAGCAAATTAATCTCATATATCAGACCACCAGTGAGATGGAAGACTCGATCATTGAGTTAAGCGATTCCTCTAAACAAATTCAAAAAATCGTGAACTCAGTAAGGGAAATTGCTGATCAGACTAAAATCCTCTCACTTAATGCAACGATTGAAGCCGCAAGAGCTGGTGAGCATGGTAGAGGGTTTAATGTGGTTGCTCAAGAAGTTAGCCGGCTTGCGGAGGATACTAAGAATACTGTGATTCAGATCGTAGAGCTAACAAATAAATCAGGACTCCTCACTCAGCAGGTTGTAGAAGAGATTCGTAAGGTGCAGGACTTAACTAAGAATGGGAAACACCAATCGGTCGAGACTAGTCTTTTGTTCTCTGATATTGTAGACGCTATGCGTAGCAGTACACAGGAGATTGTAATAGTGGAAGAAGAAATAAGAACCTTAATCCAAACCATTGAGGGGATCGGAACTGCAACGGCTCAGACTGCTTCCTCCGCAGAGATTTTTAAGTCTGCGACAGAAAATCTTTAA
- the rpoC gene encoding DNA-directed RNA polymerase subunit beta', with the protein MLDVNNFEFMKIGLASPEKIRSWSRGEVKKPETINYRTLKPEKEGLFCERIFGPQKDWECHCGKYKRVRYKGVVCDRCGVEVTRAKVRRERMGHIELAAPVSHIWYFKGIPSRMGLALDMSPRSLEEIIYFASYVVTDPGETPLEKKQLLSEKEYRSYREKYGYGFQAGMGAEAVKKLLQDIDIDKELEFLKEELRTAQGQRRNRAIKRLEVIEAFRNSGNKPDWMIMDVLPVIPPELRPMVQLDGGRFATSDLNDLYRRVINRNNRLKRLLDLGAPDIIVQNEKRMLQEAVDALIDNGRRGRPVTGPGNRPLKSLSHMLKGKQGRFRQNLLGKRVDYSGRSVIVVGPYLKMYQCGLPKKMALELFKPFVMKELVNKGLAHNIKSAKRKVERVSPEVWDVLEEVIREHPVLLNRAPTLHRLGIQAFEPILVEGHAIRLHPLVCTAYNADFDGDQMAVHVPLSAEAQAEARILMLASGNILNPKDGKPVVTPSQDMVLGTFYLTMDNKEEKGSGMILRTVNEAVSAYQRGTAGLHARVAIPAKALGKTCFTEEQQNAMLITTIGKIIFNEIYPSSFPYINEATKTNLLHGTPEKYFIYEKGANIRELIESAPEASAVGKEYLGLIIARCFETYHTTKTSMILDKIKQLGFTYSTRSGVTVAVSDVIVPEEKVTILKESEAKVDVVANQYRRGLITNDERYDRVIEIWSKTKDDLTNILLKSMDRFNSIMLMVDSKARGNKSQITQLGGMRGLMATPSGRIFELPIKANFREGLTVLEYFISTHGARKGLADTALRTADSGYLTRRLVDVAQDVIVREEDCGTDKGFTVSRIQDGKEVIEDLYDRIEGRYCFETVRHPETGEIIVHRNDLIDSDKAEAIVNAGVTKLQIRSVLSCRARHGVCKKCYGRNLATGKHVEIGEAVGIIAAQSIGEPGTQLTMRTFHTGGVAGDDITQGLPRIQELFEARNPKGQATISEIDGVIKEIRETKDRREIEVQGEAESKTYSITYGSRLRVSEGQEIEAGDELTDGSIDPKEMLRIKGIRGVQNYILQEVQRVYRNQGVEINDKHIEVMIKQMLRKIRIIDAGDTSLLPGAFADIHEYEGANKEAILSGKEPAVAKPVLLGITKASLETDSFLSAASFQETTRVLTDAAIKGKVDKLLGLKENVIIGKLIPAGTGMNRYRNVKLSDPNAESELESLETVPAE; encoded by the coding sequence TTGTTGGACGTTAACAATTTTGAATTTATGAAAATCGGACTCGCTTCTCCGGAGAAGATTCGTTCATGGTCCCGCGGAGAAGTTAAGAAACCGGAAACCATTAACTATCGTACATTGAAACCGGAAAAAGAGGGTCTTTTCTGTGAGCGTATCTTTGGACCACAAAAAGACTGGGAATGTCATTGCGGTAAATACAAACGTGTCCGTTATAAGGGCGTAGTCTGCGACCGTTGTGGCGTTGAGGTTACCCGTGCTAAAGTTCGTCGTGAACGTATGGGTCACATTGAATTGGCTGCTCCGGTATCTCATATCTGGTATTTCAAAGGTATCCCAAGCCGCATGGGGCTTGCACTAGATATGTCTCCAAGATCACTTGAAGAAATTATCTATTTCGCATCTTATGTTGTAACGGATCCAGGTGAAACTCCACTGGAAAAGAAACAACTTCTGTCCGAGAAAGAATATCGTAGCTACCGTGAAAAATACGGTTACGGGTTCCAAGCCGGCATGGGTGCTGAAGCTGTTAAAAAGCTTCTTCAAGATATCGACATCGATAAAGAGCTGGAATTCCTCAAAGAAGAACTGCGTACGGCCCAAGGCCAACGCCGTAACCGGGCGATCAAACGTCTGGAAGTCATTGAAGCATTCCGTAACTCCGGCAACAAGCCTGATTGGATGATCATGGATGTTCTTCCGGTTATTCCTCCGGAGCTTCGTCCGATGGTTCAGTTGGATGGTGGCCGTTTTGCTACGTCCGATTTGAATGATCTCTATCGCCGTGTTATTAACCGGAACAACCGTCTGAAAAGACTGCTTGATCTCGGTGCTCCTGACATTATCGTGCAGAACGAGAAACGGATGCTCCAGGAAGCTGTCGATGCTCTCATCGATAACGGCCGTCGGGGACGTCCGGTAACCGGTCCTGGTAACCGTCCACTTAAATCGCTCAGCCATATGCTGAAAGGTAAACAAGGACGTTTCCGCCAGAACTTGCTCGGTAAACGGGTTGACTACTCTGGACGTTCCGTTATCGTTGTAGGACCGTACCTCAAGATGTATCAGTGCGGACTTCCTAAGAAAATGGCGCTAGAATTGTTCAAGCCTTTTGTTATGAAAGAATTGGTTAATAAGGGCCTTGCCCACAACATAAAGAGCGCGAAACGTAAAGTTGAACGCGTAAGTCCTGAAGTTTGGGATGTACTCGAAGAAGTAATTAGAGAACACCCAGTGCTTCTAAACCGCGCACCAACACTTCACCGTCTCGGTATTCAAGCATTTGAACCGATTTTGGTGGAAGGTCATGCTATTCGTCTTCACCCACTCGTATGTACGGCGTACAATGCCGACTTTGACGGTGACCAAATGGCGGTGCACGTTCCTCTGTCTGCAGAAGCTCAAGCGGAAGCACGCATTCTCATGCTTGCATCTGGTAATATCTTGAACCCTAAAGACGGTAAGCCAGTTGTAACACCTTCCCAGGATATGGTCCTTGGTACTTTCTACTTGACCATGGATAACAAGGAAGAAAAGGGTAGTGGTATGATTCTGCGTACCGTTAACGAAGCTGTATCAGCTTACCAACGCGGAACTGCAGGACTTCATGCTCGTGTTGCTATTCCGGCTAAAGCACTTGGCAAAACATGCTTTACGGAAGAACAACAAAATGCAATGTTGATTACTACGATCGGTAAGATCATCTTTAATGAAATCTACCCAAGTAGTTTCCCTTATATCAACGAAGCAACCAAAACCAACTTGCTGCACGGCACACCAGAGAAATACTTTATCTACGAAAAAGGCGCGAACATTCGCGAGCTGATTGAATCCGCTCCAGAAGCCAGTGCTGTAGGTAAAGAATATCTGGGTCTGATAATTGCTCGTTGTTTTGAAACTTATCACACAACCAAAACTTCTATGATTTTGGATAAAATTAAACAGCTCGGATTCACTTACTCCACACGTTCTGGTGTTACAGTTGCCGTGTCGGACGTTATTGTTCCTGAGGAAAAGGTTACCATCCTGAAAGAGTCTGAAGCTAAGGTTGATGTGGTTGCTAACCAATATCGCCGTGGTTTGATCACCAATGACGAACGGTATGACCGTGTTATTGAGATCTGGTCGAAGACTAAGGATGATCTTACGAACATCCTGCTTAAGTCGATGGACCGTTTCAACTCTATCATGCTCATGGTTGACTCTAAAGCGCGTGGTAACAAATCGCAGATCACTCAGCTGGGTGGTATGCGTGGTCTGATGGCAACACCTTCAGGTCGGATTTTCGAATTGCCAATCAAGGCGAACTTCCGTGAAGGTCTTACCGTCTTGGAGTACTTTATCTCCACTCACGGAGCGCGTAAAGGTCTTGCCGATACCGCACTTCGTACCGCTGACTCAGGGTATCTGACACGTCGTCTTGTTGACGTTGCCCAGGACGTTATTGTCCGTGAAGAAGATTGTGGAACCGATAAAGGCTTCACAGTTAGTCGTATTCAGGATGGTAAAGAGGTTATCGAGGATCTGTATGACCGTATTGAAGGTCGTTACTGCTTCGAAACTGTTCGTCACCCAGAAACAGGCGAAATCATTGTTCACCGCAATGATTTGATTGACTCCGATAAAGCGGAGGCAATTGTAAACGCAGGTGTAACTAAGCTGCAAATTCGTTCTGTACTGAGCTGCCGTGCCCGTCATGGTGTTTGTAAGAAATGTTACGGACGTAACTTGGCAACTGGTAAACACGTTGAGATTGGTGAAGCAGTTGGTATTATTGCCGCACAATCTATCGGTGAACCAGGAACCCAGCTTACAATGCGTACGTTCCATACCGGCGGTGTTGCCGGTGATGACATCACTCAAGGTTTGCCGCGTATTCAGGAGTTGTTTGAAGCTCGTAACCCTAAAGGTCAAGCTACAATCAGTGAGATCGATGGCGTAATCAAGGAAATCCGTGAAACCAAAGACCGTCGCGAAATCGAGGTTCAAGGTGAAGCAGAATCCAAGACTTATTCCATAACTTATGGTTCACGTCTACGTGTTAGCGAAGGCCAAGAAATCGAAGCCGGCGATGAGCTGACAGACGGTTCGATTGACCCTAAAGAAATGCTGCGTATCAAAGGGATCCGTGGGGTACAAAACTACATTCTGCAAGAAGTACAGCGTGTATACCGTAACCAAGGCGTTGAGATCAATGATAAGCACATTGAAGTTATGATCAAGCAAATGCTTCGGAAGATCCGTATCATTGACGCAGGTGACACAAGTCTGTTGCCAGGTGCATTTGCGGATATTCATGAGTACGAAGGTGCTAACAAGGAAGCTATTTTGTCTGGTAAAGAGCCTGCTGTTGCTAAACCAGTCTTGCTCGGTATTACCAAGGCGTCTCTTGAAACTGATTCCTTCTTGTCAGCTGCATCATTCCAAGAAACTACTCGTGTCCTAACAGACGCTGCTATCAAAGGTAAAGTAGATAAGTTGCTTGGACTTAAAGAAAATGTTATTATCGGTAAGTTGATTCCTGCAGGTACTGGGATGAACCGTTACCGTAACGTTAAGCTAAGTGATCCAAATGCAGAAAGCGAACTTGAATCATTAGAGACGGTTCCTGCTGAATAA
- the rpsL gene encoding 30S ribosomal protein S12 — protein MPTINQLVRKGRQAKIEKSKSPALQKGYNALKREATNLSAPQKRGVCTRVGTMTPRKPNSALRKYARVRLTNRLEVTAYIPGIGHNLQEHSVVLLRGGKVKDLAGVRYHIVRGALDTAGVANRMQARSKYGAKRPKAKK, from the coding sequence ATGCCAACAATTAACCAATTGGTTCGTAAAGGCCGTCAAGCCAAAATCGAAAAATCTAAATCTCCCGCTCTTCAAAAAGGGTATAACGCCCTCAAGCGTGAGGCTACAAATTTGAGCGCTCCGCAAAAACGCGGTGTGTGCACTCGTGTAGGCACAATGACTCCACGTAAACCAAACTCAGCGCTTCGTAAATATGCCCGTGTTCGTTTGACGAACCGTCTCGAGGTAACAGCTTATATCCCGGGTATCGGACATAACTTACAAGAGCACAGTGTTGTATTACTTCGCGGAGGTAAAGTAAAGGACCTTGCAGGGGTTCGTTACCATATCGTTCGTGGTGCTTTGGATACAGCAGGTGTAGCTAACCGGATGCAAGCTCGTTCTAAATACGGTGCAAAACGTCCTAAAGCTAAGAAGTAA
- the fusA gene encoding elongation factor G, with product MAREFSLKNTRNIGIMAHIDAGKTTTTERILFYTGRTHKIGEVHEGAATMDWMEQEQERGITITSAATTAAWKGHRINIIDTPGHVDFTVEVERSLRVLDGAVGVFSAKEGVEPQSETVWRQADRYNVPRIAYVNKMDIIGADFLNVIETMRDRLQANAVAIQLPIGAESDFTGIIDLVEQKAHMFRDDLGQNIEVTDIPEEYLAKVEELRLELIEKVAELDEDLTMKYLEGEEITIPEIKAAIRKGVVEVKLFPVIAGSSYRNKGIQLMLDAVVDYLPSPLDVPAITGHLDDGTEAVRHSSDEEPFAALAFKIMTDPYVGKLTFFRVYSGVLESGSYVVNATKNKRERIGRILQMHANSRQEISIVYSGDIAAAVGLKDTSTGDTLCDEKNPVILESMNFPDPVIEIAVEPKTKADQDKMGVALGKLTEEDPTLRAHTDEETGQTILAGMGELHLDIIIDRMRREFKVETNVGKPQVAYRETFKAPARVEGKFVRQSGGRGQYGHVWVEFEPLEPGTGSKFESKVVGGSVPREYIAPALAGIEEQMKNGVLAGFPLVDVKATIVDGSYHDVDSNEMAFKIAGSMALKAAKDKCKPVLLEPIMKVEVTVPEEYMGDVMGMLNSRRGRIEGMDSRGGAQIIRAKVPLSEMFGYSTTLRSGTQGRGVFSMELSHYEEVPKSIAEEIAAKNKGAE from the coding sequence ATGGCTAGAGAGTTCTCCTTAAAAAATACACGTAACATCGGGATCATGGCGCATATTGATGCTGGTAAAACAACTACCACAGAGCGGATTCTTTTCTATACAGGCCGTACGCACAAAATCGGTGAAGTTCACGAGGGTGCTGCTACAATGGACTGGATGGAGCAAGAACAAGAGCGCGGAATCACGATTACGTCCGCTGCTACGACTGCTGCGTGGAAAGGTCACCGCATCAATATCATTGATACCCCAGGACACGTTGACTTCACTGTTGAAGTTGAACGTTCCCTGCGTGTATTGGATGGGGCAGTTGGTGTATTTAGTGCAAAAGAGGGCGTTGAGCCTCAGTCTGAAACCGTATGGAGACAGGCTGACCGTTATAACGTTCCCCGGATTGCATATGTAAACAAAATGGACATTATCGGTGCGGATTTCCTTAACGTAATCGAAACTATGCGTGATCGCCTTCAAGCCAACGCAGTTGCTATTCAATTGCCAATTGGTGCAGAAAGTGATTTCACTGGTATTATCGACCTAGTTGAGCAAAAAGCACACATGTTCAGAGATGATCTGGGCCAAAACATCGAAGTAACGGATATTCCGGAAGAATATTTGGCCAAAGTTGAGGAGCTGCGTCTCGAGTTGATCGAGAAAGTTGCTGAACTTGATGAGGATCTGACTATGAAGTATTTGGAAGGCGAAGAAATTACAATTCCGGAAATTAAAGCTGCAATTCGCAAAGGCGTAGTTGAAGTTAAATTGTTCCCTGTAATTGCTGGATCTTCCTACCGAAACAAAGGGATTCAGCTTATGCTGGATGCTGTTGTTGATTACTTGCCATCTCCTCTTGACGTTCCAGCTATTACTGGACATCTTGATGACGGTACAGAAGCTGTTCGTCACTCTTCGGATGAAGAGCCGTTTGCAGCTTTGGCATTTAAAATCATGACAGACCCTTATGTTGGTAAACTTACGTTCTTCCGTGTTTACTCAGGCGTACTTGAGTCCGGATCATACGTAGTTAATGCAACTAAGAACAAGCGTGAACGTATTGGTCGTATCCTTCAAATGCATGCGAACAGCCGTCAAGAAATTTCCATCGTGTATTCTGGCGACATCGCAGCTGCTGTTGGTTTGAAAGATACCAGTACAGGTGATACACTGTGTGATGAGAAGAATCCAGTAATTCTGGAATCAATGAACTTCCCTGATCCAGTTATCGAGATCGCTGTTGAACCAAAAACTAAAGCTGACCAAGATAAAATGGGCGTTGCTCTCGGAAAGTTGACTGAAGAGGATCCAACTCTTCGTGCTCACACTGATGAAGAAACAGGCCAAACAATCCTGGCTGGTATGGGTGAACTTCACTTGGACATCATCATCGACCGTATGCGTCGTGAGTTCAAAGTAGAAACCAATGTGGGTAAACCACAGGTTGCTTACCGCGAAACGTTCAAGGCACCTGCTCGCGTCGAAGGTAAATTTGTACGCCAATCTGGTGGTCGTGGTCAATACGGTCACGTATGGGTTGAATTTGAACCCCTCGAACCAGGTACTGGTAGCAAATTCGAAAGTAAAGTTGTGGGTGGCTCGGTTCCTAGAGAGTACATCGCTCCTGCACTTGCGGGTATTGAAGAACAAATGAAAAACGGCGTACTTGCTGGCTTCCCGCTAGTAGACGTTAAAGCTACCATCGTAGATGGTTCTTATCATGATGTCGATTCCAACGAAATGGCATTTAAAATTGCCGGTTCGATGGCACTCAAAGCAGCTAAAGACAAGTGTAAGCCTGTCCTGCTTGAGCCAATCATGAAAGTAGAAGTAACTGTTCCTGAGGAATATATGGGTGATGTAATGGGTATGCTGAACTCCCGCCGTGGCCGTATCGAAGGTATGGATTCCCGTGGTGGAGCGCAAATTATCCGTGCTAAGGTGCCTCTTTCCGAAATGTTCGGATACTCTACAACACTTCGTTCTGGTACACAAGGACGTGGCGTATTCTCAATGGAGCTTTCTCACTATGAAGAAGTTCCTAAATCCATTGCGGAAGAGATCGCTGCAAAGAACAAAGGCGCTGAATAA
- a CDS encoding ribosomal L7Ae/L30e/S12e/Gadd45 family protein, with the protein MTDDRGLQDAQVKIGTKQTVKAVELGLAAEVYVAEDGDQRLTSRIVLLCNKQGVKITYVDTMLNLGKACGIEVGAAMAAVLKQ; encoded by the coding sequence ATGACTGATGATAGAGGACTACAGGATGCTCAGGTCAAGATCGGTACCAAACAAACCGTCAAGGCGGTAGAGTTGGGCCTAGCCGCAGAAGTCTATGTGGCAGAGGACGGAGATCAAAGGCTTACTTCCAGGATAGTTTTGCTTTGTAACAAACAAGGTGTTAAGATCACATATGTGGATACGATGCTGAATTTGGGCAAGGCCTGCGGAATAGAAGTTGGCGCTGCGATGGCAGCCGTCTTAAAACAATAG
- the rpsJ gene encoding 30S ribosomal protein S10 — translation MAKQKIRIRLKAYDHRILDQSAEKIVETAKRSGAGVSGPIPLPTEKQIITILRAVHKYKDSREQFEQRTHKRLIDIVNPTPQTVDALMRLDLPSGVDIEIKL, via the coding sequence ATGGCAAAGCAAAAAATTCGTATTCGCTTGAAAGCATACGACCACAGAATTCTTGATCAATCCGCTGAGAAGATTGTTGAAACAGCAAAACGTTCGGGTGCAGGTGTGTCCGGGCCGATTCCGTTACCAACTGAGAAGCAAATCATTACTATTCTCCGTGCGGTACACAAGTACAAGGATTCCCGTGAACAGTTTGAACAACGGACTCACAAACGTTTGATCGATATTGTGAACCCAACACCACAAACTGTGGATGCCTTGATGCGCTTGGATCTACCGTCCGGTGTAGATATCGAAATCAAATTGTAA
- the rpsG gene encoding 30S ribosomal protein S7 encodes MPRKGPVTKRDVLPDPLYNSKLVTRLINRIMLGGKRGVAQSILYNSFKLIEERTGKDPMEVFEAAIKNIMPVLEVKARRVGGANYQVPIEVKPERRTALGLRWLVNYSRNRGEKTMEERLAAEIIDASNNTGASVKKREDTHKMAEANKAFAHYRW; translated from the coding sequence ATGCCACGCAAAGGTCCAGTTACAAAGAGAGACGTATTGCCAGATCCGTTGTATAATAGCAAGTTGGTTACTCGTTTGATTAACCGCATTATGCTGGGTGGTAAAAGAGGTGTCGCTCAAAGCATTCTGTACAATTCATTCAAATTGATTGAAGAACGTACGGGTAAAGATCCGATGGAAGTTTTCGAAGCTGCCATCAAGAATATCATGCCGGTTTTGGAAGTCAAAGCTCGTCGTGTCGGTGGTGCTAACTATCAAGTACCTATCGAGGTTAAACCAGAGAGACGTACTGCTCTGGGATTACGTTGGCTCGTAAACTACTCTCGCAACCGCGGTGAGAAGACTATGGAAGAGCGTTTGGCGGCTGAGATCATCGACGCTTCCAACAACACAGGCGCTTCTGTTAAGAAACGTGAAGATACACACAAAATGGCTGAAGCAAACAAAGCGTTCGCTCACTACCGTTGGTAG